A genome region from Gammaproteobacteria bacterium includes the following:
- a CDS encoding sel1 repeat family protein, producing MSRILRLAAVFITGIVFLSGCQNSPKKGQATATAVKAVKTPTTPTKVPVNTLASYQALAKKGDAAGQYQLALMYFKGAQGASQDVNKAATWFRASAKQGYKPAIVAMITILRGKKNNANEFMQWLQKLAQMGDAGGQTDLGSAYLNGVGVAKDFNQAFLWLSKAVAQGNPNAQYALALMYKQGYGVKVDYLKAANLLLNAALQGDVKSQNDLATMYQHGQGIKKDMEQALQWYQRAANQGLAVAQANLGIIYINGKDVTRDNKKAFKWMQLAAAQGLALAERIVGQMYALGSGVAVNKAEAKKWLQKAVAHGDKQAQILLNKVSGS from the coding sequence ATGAGTAGAATTCTTCGTTTGGCGGCAGTTTTTATTACTGGGATTGTTTTTCTATCAGGCTGTCAGAACAGCCCTAAAAAAGGACAGGCGACGGCAACTGCGGTAAAGGCGGTAAAGACACCAACGACCCCGACGAAGGTGCCGGTTAATACTCTGGCATCCTATCAGGCATTAGCAAAAAAGGGCGACGCAGCTGGGCAATATCAGTTGGCGTTGATGTATTTTAAGGGTGCGCAGGGGGCCTCTCAGGATGTTAATAAAGCAGCCACCTGGTTTCGTGCATCGGCTAAACAGGGTTATAAGCCCGCAATAGTGGCGATGATTACGATACTGAGAGGTAAAAAGAATAACGCTAATGAGTTTATGCAGTGGTTGCAGAAACTGGCGCAAATGGGTGATGCTGGAGGGCAAACAGATCTTGGCAGTGCCTATCTTAATGGCGTGGGCGTAGCAAAAGATTTTAATCAGGCCTTCTTATGGTTAAGTAAGGCTGTTGCGCAGGGTAATCCTAATGCTCAATATGCTCTTGCTCTTATGTATAAACAGGGTTATGGCGTTAAGGTTGATTATTTAAAGGCTGCTAATTTATTGCTTAATGCGGCGCTGCAAGGAGATGTTAAGTCACAGAATGACCTGGCAACAATGTATCAACATGGGCAAGGGATAAAAAAGGATATGGAACAAGCTCTGCAATGGTATCAACGTGCGGCAAATCAAGGTCTGGCAGTTGCCCAGGCCAATCTGGGTATTATTTATATTAATGGTAAAGACGTAACCAGGGATAATAAAAAAGCTTTTAAGTGGATGCAGTTGGCAGCGGCTCAGGGCTTGGCTCTGGCGGAACGCATTGTGGGTCAGATGTATGCGCTTGGTAGCGGTGTTGCTGTTAATAAAGCAGAAGCAAAGAAATGGCTACAAAAGGCCGTTGCTCATGGGGATAAGCAGGCACAAATTTTATTGAATAAAGTCAGCGGTTCCTGA
- the folB gene encoding dihydroneopterin aldolase gives MDIIFLQDLRIKTIIGIYDWERATQQTISLDLEMATDIRKAAASDSIEDTLNYKAVAKRLIQFVEESDFQLVETLAERITDIILNEFNVPWVKLHLHKLGAVRGAKDVGIIIERGDNK, from the coding sequence ATGGATATTATTTTTTTACAAGACCTGCGCATCAAGACCATTATTGGTATCTATGACTGGGAGCGCGCCACCCAACAGACCATTAGCCTGGATCTGGAGATGGCGACCGATATTCGCAAGGCGGCGGCTAGCGACAGTATCGAAGACACCCTGAACTACAAGGCGGTTGCCAAACGACTGATACAATTTGTTGAGGAATCCGATTTCCAGCTGGTCGAAACCCTGGCGGAACGCATTACCGATATCATCCTTAATGAGTTCAATGTGCCCTGGGTCAAGCTTCACCTGCATAAACTGGGTGCGGTACGCGGGGCAAAAGATGTCGGCATTATCATCGAACGTGGCGACAATAAGTAG
- a CDS encoding SAM-dependent methyltransferase, with protein sequence MTNSDPWHIPADWPTPDTAARTLSEQLVNTIRQEIGEHAIPFARFMELALYAPGLGYYSAGSRKFGAAGDFVTAPEQSALFSRCLAHSCQSVLNELGGGDILELGAGSGIMACDLLQELEREQSLPENYYILEVSADLRQRQQQTLQQKIPHLFTRIHWLDQLPQQAFKGIILGNEVIDAMPVQRFHWQDQQILLDHVCWQGQGFQFCPQPIDDPQLEQAISSIITEMDLDNHYYSEINPTLSPWIKGLVDVLQQGLMLFIDYGHPRSEYYHPQRSQGTLQCYYRHRAHDNPLILPGLQDITTHVDFTAIAEAADTYGLAVSGYTTQAHFLMDTGIETLMMETDPEDQRNFLQQAQQIRKLMMPGEMGERFRCIALTRDLQQPIPGFRIQDMRNRL encoded by the coding sequence ATGACTAACAGCGATCCCTGGCATATCCCCGCTGATTGGCCCACACCTGATACTGCCGCCCGCACACTGAGTGAACAACTGGTCAATACGATCAGGCAAGAGATCGGGGAGCACGCCATACCGTTTGCCCGTTTTATGGAACTGGCACTCTACGCACCCGGCCTGGGCTATTACAGCGCAGGCTCACGCAAATTTGGCGCAGCGGGGGATTTTGTCACCGCGCCCGAGCAGTCGGCACTCTTCTCACGCTGTCTGGCACATAGCTGCCAATCGGTACTGAACGAACTCGGTGGCGGTGACATACTGGAACTAGGCGCGGGTAGCGGCATCATGGCGTGTGACCTGTTACAAGAGCTGGAGCGTGAACAGTCGTTACCTGAAAATTATTATATCCTCGAAGTCAGCGCGGATCTGCGCCAACGCCAACAACAAACTCTGCAACAGAAGATCCCCCACCTCTTCACGCGTATTCACTGGCTCGATCAACTCCCGCAACAGGCCTTCAAGGGGATCATTCTGGGCAATGAGGTCATTGATGCCATGCCGGTACAACGCTTTCATTGGCAAGATCAACAAATACTGCTGGATCATGTCTGTTGGCAGGGACAGGGTTTTCAATTCTGTCCCCAACCCATTGATGACCCGCAACTGGAGCAGGCAATCAGTAGCATCATCACAGAGATGGATCTAGACAATCATTATTACTCCGAGATCAACCCTACCCTGTCACCCTGGATCAAGGGTCTGGTGGATGTATTGCAACAAGGCCTGATGCTATTCATTGATTATGGTCACCCGCGTTCCGAGTATTATCACCCGCAACGCTCACAAGGCACATTACAATGCTACTATCGCCACCGGGCACACGATAATCCCCTGATCCTGCCCGGTCTACAGGACATAACAACCCATGTCGATTTCACTGCCATCGCCGAGGCTGCGGACACCTATGGTCTGGCGGTTAGCGGGTATACCACGCAGGCTCATTTCCTAATGGATACCGGCATTGAGACACTGATGATGGAGACGGATCCCGAGGATCAACGCAATTTTTTGCAACAGGCGCAACAGATTAGAAAGCTGATGATGCCGGGTGAGATGGGAGAACGCTTTCGCTGCATTGCCCTGACACGGGATCTGCAACAGCCGATTCCCGGTTTTCGCATACAGGATATGCGGAATCGATTATGA
- a CDS encoding undecaprenyl-diphosphate phosphatase, translated as MDLIQIIVLALVQGLSEFLPISSSAHLILVPKLANWPDQGLAFDVATHVGTLTAVVFYFRHELRRMSLAWFQHVGGGQASRDSQLAWAVLWATIPVGLSGLIFKDIVEQDLRSAMVIAITTLLFGVLLGWSDRKGGGSRSEYELTWKDILTIGCAQAIALIPGTSRSGITMTAGLAMGLSRSAAARFSFLMSIPVIVLAGGLETLSLLKQGASVDWTAILLGTVLSALSAYACIHFFLKLLERIGMMPFVIYRMILGAALLVWVV; from the coding sequence ATGGATTTAATACAGATCATCGTACTGGCTCTAGTGCAGGGCTTATCAGAGTTCCTGCCCATCTCCAGCTCAGCCCATCTTATCCTGGTGCCAAAACTGGCTAACTGGCCTGATCAAGGACTCGCCTTTGATGTTGCCACCCATGTCGGCACTCTAACGGCTGTGGTATTTTATTTCCGCCATGAACTTCGGCGCATGAGCCTGGCATGGTTCCAGCATGTCGGTGGCGGGCAAGCCAGTCGTGATAGCCAACTGGCGTGGGCAGTATTGTGGGCAACGATCCCGGTCGGGCTATCCGGGCTGATCTTTAAGGATATTGTTGAACAGGATCTACGCTCAGCCATGGTGATCGCTATCACCACATTGCTGTTTGGTGTATTACTGGGCTGGTCTGATCGCAAGGGTGGCGGTAGCCGCAGTGAATACGAGCTCACCTGGAAGGATATCCTGACCATCGGCTGCGCCCAGGCTATTGCCCTGATCCCCGGCACCTCACGTTCGGGCATCACCATGACAGCAGGACTTGCCATGGGGCTTAGTCGTAGTGCGGCGGCACGTTTTTCCTTTTTGATGTCCATCCCTGTGATTGTGCTGGCGGGTGGACTGGAGACCCTGAGCTTATTAAAACAGGGGGCATCGGTAGACTGGACAGCCATCCTGTTAGGTACTGTGCTATCAGCCCTGAGCGCCTATGCCTGTATCCATTTCTTCCTCAAGTTACTGGAACGCATCGGCATGATGCCATTCGTGATCTATCGTATGATACTGGGAGCGGCATTGCTGGTGTGGGTGGTGTGA
- the dbpA gene encoding ATP-dependent RNA helicase DbpA: MSLSQTIFSTLNLHPDLLKNLDSLGYETMTPIQAQSLPPILAGKDVIAQGKTGSGKTAAFGLGLLERLDAGRFRVQALVLCPTRELADQVAKEIRRLARGVQNIKVLTLCGGTPFGPQVGSLEHGVHIVVGTPGRIEDHLRRKTLKIKAVSTLVLDEADRMLDMGFQETLDAIIDEIPEQRQTLLFSATFPDKIQAIAERIMLEPVMVQVATTHDDSSIQQYFYQVDNNKQRMTALRLLLLQHRPESTVVFCNTKRETQEVADELRDEGFSTLALHGDLDQRERDQTLVQFANKSVSVLVATDVASRGLDIDALDLVINYQIARDVEVYVHRIGRTGRAGSKGIACSFYNEKESYKVSLLEEYLGQKISSGELPEQSLLDQAIYQSSMTTLQIDGGKKQKLRPGDILGALTGKDGITGKQVGKIHITDNSAYVAVDCDVARSALKKITEGKLKGRSFRARLMRG; this comes from the coding sequence ATGAGTTTAAGCCAAACGATATTTTCGACCCTTAACCTGCATCCCGATTTACTCAAAAATCTGGATTCGCTGGGTTATGAGACCATGACACCGATACAGGCGCAGAGTTTGCCGCCTATTCTGGCGGGCAAGGATGTGATTGCCCAAGGGAAAACCGGCTCGGGTAAAACCGCTGCATTTGGTCTTGGTTTATTGGAGCGATTGGATGCAGGACGTTTTCGGGTGCAGGCACTGGTGCTCTGCCCAACCCGTGAGTTAGCCGATCAGGTGGCAAAAGAGATCCGTCGTCTGGCTCGGGGTGTGCAGAATATCAAGGTGTTAACCTTGTGTGGCGGTACACCTTTTGGTCCGCAGGTGGGTTCATTGGAACATGGGGTTCATATTGTGGTCGGGACACCCGGACGAATTGAGGATCATCTGCGCCGCAAGACGTTGAAGATTAAAGCGGTCAGTACGCTAGTGCTTGATGAAGCTGATCGCATGCTGGATATGGGGTTTCAGGAAACACTGGATGCCATTATTGATGAGATCCCGGAGCAGCGTCAAACGCTGTTATTCAGTGCCACTTTCCCGGATAAGATCCAGGCGATTGCTGAGCGTATTATGCTAGAGCCCGTGATGGTGCAGGTGGCAACCACGCATGATGATTCCAGTATTCAGCAATATTTTTATCAGGTCGATAATAATAAGCAGCGCATGACCGCCTTGCGCCTGTTGTTGTTACAGCATCGCCCGGAATCTACCGTGGTATTTTGCAATACCAAACGCGAGACACAAGAGGTCGCCGATGAGCTACGTGATGAGGGCTTTAGTACGCTTGCCCTGCATGGTGATCTTGATCAGCGCGAGCGTGACCAGACTCTGGTGCAGTTTGCCAATAAGAGTGTGTCGGTCCTTGTTGCGACCGATGTGGCATCCCGGGGGCTGGATATTGATGCGCTGGATCTGGTGATTAATTATCAGATCGCACGGGATGTTGAGGTCTATGTGCATCGTATTGGACGTACCGGACGTGCCGGTAGCAAGGGTATTGCCTGTTCTTTTTATAATGAGAAAGAGAGCTACAAGGTCTCCTTGCTGGAGGAGTATCTGGGACAGAAGATAAGCAGTGGAGAGTTACCCGAGCAGAGTCTGCTGGATCAGGCTATCTATCAGTCCTCAATGACCACCTTGCAGATTGATGGCGGTAAGAAACAGAAACTACGGCCGGGTGATATCCTGGGTGCGCTGACCGGAAAAGACGGGATCACCGGCAAGCAGGTGGGCAAGATCCATATTACTGATAATAGTGCCTATGTTGCGGTAGATTGTGATGTTGCCCGATCTGCATTGAAAAAGATCACCGAAGGTAAGTTAAAGGGACGTTCATTCAGAGCGCGCCTGATGCGGGGCTAG
- a CDS encoding CidA/LrgA family protein: protein MKLINGITILLIYQLVGEVSVMLLQIPVPGPVLGMTMLFLTLLLRGQSDESLDSVSTSLLSHLSLLFVPAGVGMMVHFDRIINEWMAISLTLLLSTIITMMASAMIMLFLKQRQKNV, encoded by the coding sequence ATGAAGCTTATAAATGGTATAACAATATTGTTAATTTATCAGTTGGTGGGTGAGGTCAGCGTGATGTTGTTGCAGATACCCGTGCCTGGCCCGGTGTTGGGCATGACCATGCTTTTTTTAACCTTGTTGTTGCGCGGGCAATCCGATGAATCTCTGGACTCGGTATCAACATCCTTGTTGAGCCATTTATCCCTGCTTTTTGTGCCTGCGGGTGTGGGTATGATGGTGCACTTTGATAGAATTATAAATGAATGGATGGCTATTAGTCTGACCCTGTTATTGAGTACCATTATCACCATGATGGCGAGTGCGATGATTATGTTGTTTTTGAAGCAAAGGCAGAAAAATGTCTGA
- a CDS encoding LrgB family protein has protein sequence MSEPDFATIWVYLSTSPLLGLTVTLLAYSIAYRIYMRWDANPLLSPVLVAIVILIGFLWLTNTSYETYFEGAQFVHFLLGPATVALAIPLYKQCDKLKRLWFPVSITIISGAAIGVLSSVGIAGLLGASSQTQLSLAPKSVTAPVAMGISEQIGGLPSLTAVLVVVTGIIGAVMGTWLFSLMRIKDDDIKGIAMGIAAHGIGTARAFQVSSEMGAFSALAMALSAFATAVMLPWLLSALSIF, from the coding sequence ATGTCTGAGCCGGATTTTGCAACGATTTGGGTTTATCTGTCTACGTCACCTTTATTGGGTTTAACGGTCACACTGCTGGCTTATAGTATTGCCTATCGTATTTATATGCGCTGGGATGCCAATCCTCTATTGAGCCCGGTACTGGTGGCTATTGTTATCCTGATAGGCTTTTTATGGTTAACTAATACGTCCTATGAAACCTATTTTGAGGGCGCACAGTTTGTGCATTTTTTGCTCGGCCCGGCAACGGTGGCATTGGCAATCCCTTTATATAAGCAGTGCGATAAATTGAAGAGACTATGGTTTCCGGTATCGATTACCATTATCTCAGGGGCTGCTATTGGAGTCTTGAGCTCAGTGGGTATCGCCGGGTTGCTGGGTGCCAGTTCACAGACGCAATTATCGCTGGCGCCTAAATCGGTGACGGCACCGGTGGCAATGGGTATTTCAGAGCAGATCGGTGGTTTACCCTCACTAACAGCGGTTTTGGTTGTGGTAACGGGTATTATCGGTGCGGTTATGGGGACCTGGCTTTTTTCCCTGATGCGGATTAAGGATGATGATATCAAGGGTATTGCGATGGGTATTGCTGCACATGGTATTGGAACGGCGCGCGCCTTTCAGGTGAGTTCGGAGATGGGTGCCTTCTCTGCTTTGGCAATGGCATTATCTGCATTTGCTACAGCAGTTATGTTACCGTGGTTATTGAGTGCTTTAAGCATTTTTTAG
- the folK gene encoding 2-amino-4-hydroxy-6-hydroxymethyldihydropteridine diphosphokinase, with protein sequence MALIYISVGSNIERHKNILRAFDLLQQRYGTIQASTVYENSAVGFDGDDFYNLVLCFHTEEDPQTLVGNLHQIEEACGRIRPSTCDSRTMDLDLLIYDDLVLQQGKLQLPRPEITEYPFVLKPLAEIAGDRPHPISGQTYTELWQTFPQHNTSLTPVPFTLGHND encoded by the coding sequence ATGGCTCTAATCTACATCTCTGTTGGCAGCAATATCGAACGTCACAAGAATATCCTGCGTGCCTTTGATCTATTACAACAACGCTACGGTACGATTCAGGCATCCACTGTCTATGAAAATAGTGCTGTCGGCTTTGATGGTGATGACTTCTATAATCTGGTGCTCTGCTTTCATACCGAAGAAGACCCGCAGACACTGGTGGGAAACCTGCACCAAATCGAAGAGGCCTGTGGTCGTATCCGCCCCTCCACCTGTGACTCACGCACCATGGATCTTGACCTGCTGATCTATGATGATCTGGTGCTGCAACAGGGTAAGCTCCAGTTACCCCGACCTGAGATTACCGAATACCCCTTTGTCCTCAAACCACTGGCCGAGATTGCCGGTGATCGACCACACCCGATATCCGGTCAGACCTACACGGAACTGTGGCAAACATTCCCACAACACAATACATCACTCACCCCGGTTCCATTCACCCTGGGCCATAATGACTAA